One stretch of Triplophysa rosa unplaced genomic scaffold, Trosa_1v2 scaffold221_ERROPOS35191, whole genome shotgun sequence DNA includes these proteins:
- the LOC130550017 gene encoding protocadherin gamma-B1-like, which produces MGFAGCFQCGFVFLFSALDAAFAQIIYSVQEEVNKGTIVGNLAKDLNINVHDFEYRMFEIVPGSNKKYFDLNLKTGVLFVREKIDREELCLSNPKCSLNIEAIAKNPHNLYRVEIKILDINDNAPHFPVKSFSVNITENASPGERFLLPVAEDSDYGGNSLKEYKLSQNEHFTIETQNGEQSVFAELVLNKALDREKQATVKLVLTGVDGGKPPKSGTVNIIINVMDINDNNPVFSQALYKIKLKENVASGTKVISVFASDLDEGINGEIVYSFVGHGKKQDLFTILPTTGEIIVNGNVDYEENPAIELRVQARDKGNSPKSTHSKILIEVLDENDNAPEIIMISLLNSVKEDTKSGTAVALVTVADKDGGKNCIVHCALKGSYPFKLEPSYKNHYSLVVDGPLDRESVSQYNITITATDEGTPALSNSSIIIVHISDINDNAPYFATPVINAYISENGQAGGLVTKVTADDSDTGENAELSYSLLESSISIIPITSLININSLTGEIFSLQSFNHEEIKRFQFQVIATDSGVPPLSSNVTVNVFILDDNDNSPVILPPYSEPGSVNTENIPYSAEAGYFVSKIRAVDADSGYNALLSYQLTEPKGTNLFRIGTSTGEIRTRRRMSDNDLKTHPLIITVSDNGEPSLSATMSMDVVVMESIDDIKTSFKQVPVKEESFSDLNLYLLIAIVSVSVIFLLSLIGLIAAKCYRTDSSFSRYGAPVINTHPDGSWSYSKSTQQYDVCFSSDT; this is translated from the coding sequence ATGGGATTTGCGGGATGTTTCCAATGcggatttgtatttttattttctgctctgGATGCGGCGTTTGCTCAAATCATCTATTCCGTACAAGAGGAGGTAAATAAGGGAACAATTGTTGGCAATTTAGCGAAAGACCTGAATATAAATGTTCATGACTTTGAATATCGCATGTTCGAAATTGTACCTGGATCTAATAAGAAGTATTTTGACTTGAATCTGAAAACCGGTGTGCTGTTTGTTAGAGAAAAAATTGATCGCGAGGAGTTATGTCTGTCGAATCCAAAATGTTCTTTGAATATAGAGGCCATCGCTAAAAATCCTCATAATCTTTACAGAGTGGAAATTAAGATTTTGGACATAAACGATAATGCGCCACATTTTCCTGTTAAATCATTTAGCgtaaatattactgaaaatgcTAGCCCAGGAGAGAGATTTCTCCTCCCAGTGGCCGAGGACTCTGATTATGGGGGTAATTCGCTAAAAGAGTACAAACTGAGCCAGAATGAACATTTTACTATAGAAACGCAGAATGGAGAACAGAGTGTGTTTGCAGAGCTGGTGCTGAACAAGGCTTTAGACCGAGAGAAGCAAGCAACTGTTAAGTTAGTGCTTACCGGTGTGGATGGAGGAAAACCACCTAAATCAGGGACCGTAAACATCATTATAAACGTCATGGACATTAACGATAACAACCCAGTGTTCAGTCAAGCTCTTTATAAAATCAAACTAAAGGAAAATGTTGCTTCTGGCACTAAAGTTATATCTGTCTTCGCCTCCGATTTGGATGAAGGTATAAACGGTGAAATTGTGTACTCATTTGTTGGCCATGGAAAGAAACAAGACTTGTTTACCATTTTACCCACAACTGGAGAAATTATTGTAAATGGAAATGTAGATTACGAGGAGAATCCAGCTATTGAGTTGCGAGTTCAGGCTAGAGACAAAGGTAATTCTCCGAAGAGTACACACAGTAAGATTTTGATAGAAGTTTtggatgaaaatgacaatgctCCAGAGATAATTATGATTTCACTGTTAAATAGTGTGAAAGAGGACACAAAGTCAGGAACTGCAGTTGCTTTAGTCACAGTTGCAGATAAAGATGGAGGAAAAAATTGTATCGTACACTGCGCCCTGAAAGGCTCGTATCCTTTCAAACTGGAACCTTCATATAAAAACCATTATTCATTAGTGGTAGATGGACCTCTGGACAGAGAGAGTGTGTCTCAATATAACATCACAATTACAGCTACAGATGAAGGAACGCCGGCACTTTCCAACAGCAGCATTATTATTGTTCATATCTCAGATATTAACGACAACGCCCCTTATTTCGCCACACctgttataaatgcttatatAAGTGAAAACGGCCAAGCTGGAGGTCTGGTGACAAAAGTTACAGCTGATGACTCAGACACTGGTGAGAACGCAGAACTTTCATATTCATTGTTAGAGAGTTCTATCTCCATTATTCCTATCACATCATTGATAAATATAAACTCTTTAACTGGGGAAATATTCAGTCTACAGTCATTTAATCACGAAGAAATTAAAAGATTTCAGTTTCAAGTTATAGCAACAGACTCTGGTGTTCCTCCCCTGAGCAGTAATGTGACGGTCAACGTTTTTATCCTCGATGACAATGACAACAGTCCAGTCATTTTACCACCATATTCTGAACCTGGAtcagtaaatactgaaaatatcCCCTACTCTGCTGAAGCGGGTTACTTCGTATCCAAAATTAGAGCTGTTGATGCTGATTCTGGATATAACGCACTTCTGTCTTATCAACTAACCGAACCCAAAGGAACGAATCTATTCCGAATCGGGACCAGCACTGGAGAAATAAGGACCAGGAGAAGAATGAGTGACAATGACTTAAAAACTCACCCACTTATCATTACAGTGTCTGATAATGGAGAGCCATCACTATCAGCAACTATGTCTATGGATGTTGTGGTTATGGAGAGTATAGATGACATAAAGACATCGTTCAAACAAGTTCCTGTTAAGGAGGAGAGTTTTTCAGATCTGAATCTGTATCTGCTCATCGCTATTGTCTCAGTGTCAGTCATCTTTTTACTGAGCCTCATTGGTTTGATAGCAGCTAAATGCTACAGGACAGACAGCAGTTTCAGCAGGTATGGAGCTCCAGTGATCAACACACATCCAGATGGCAGCTGGTCCTACTCTAAATCCACGCAACAATATGACGTGTGTTTTAGTTCAGACACATGA